GCTCGGCTTCCTCACCCTGCTCGCCGGGACCGGCAACCGGAACGCCGCGCTCGCCGCCGCCGCGATGATCCTCGGGCACGCCCTCTTCAAGGCCCCGCTCTTCCTCGTCACCGGCATCGTCGACCACGCCGCCGGCACCCGCGACCTGCGCGAACTGTCCGGGGTCGGCCGCTCCCTGCCGTACGTCGCCGGTGTCGCCGTGCTCGCCGCCGCCTCCATGGCCGCCCTCCCGCCGCTGCTCGGCTTCGCCGCGAAGGAGGCCGCGTTCGAGGCGCTGCTGCACGGATCCGCCGCCGACCGCTGGGCGCTGGCCGTCGTCGTCGCGGGGTCCGCGCTGACCACCGCGTACAGCCTGCGGTTCGTCTGGGGCGCCTTCGCCCGCAAGCCAGGGGTGCCCGACACCCCCGTCCACCGCGTCGGGTGGGCCTTCCTCGCCCCGCCCGCCCTGCTCGCCGCCCTCGGCCTGGTCCTCGGCCCCGGCGTCGGCTGGACCGACCGGCTGCTGGGCGCGTACGCCGACACGCTCCCGGCCGACGGGAAGCCGTACCACCTCGCCCTCTGGCACGGCTTCGGCCTCGCGCTGCTCCTGTCGGCCCTCGCCTGGGCCGCGGGCGCCGTGCTCTTCCTCGGCCGCGCACACGTCACCCGGCTCTCCCGCCGGATCGCCTGGCCCACCGCCGACAGCGTCTTCGGCCACCTGCTGCTCGGGCAGGAACGTCTCGCCCTCCAGGTCACCGGCTTCATCCAGCGCGGCTCCCTCTCCGTGTACCTCGCCACCACGCTCCTCGCCATGCTCGCCGGACAGTTCGCCGTCCTCATGGTCGACACCCCCTGGGACGGGGCCGTACGCCCCCGGCTCTGGGACAACCCGCTCCAGGGCGCGGTCGCGGCCCTGACCTGCGCCGCCGCCCTGCTGTGCCTGACGGTGCGACGGCGCATGAAGGCCGTCGTCCTGGCCGGCCTCACCGGCTACGGCGCGGCCCTGCTCTTCGTCGTCCAGGGAGCGCCCGACCTGGCGCTCACCCAGTTCTGCGTCGAGACCGTCTCGATGATCGTCTTCGTGCTGGTGCTGCGCCGGATGCCCGTCCACTTCCAGGAGACCGTGAGCACCTGGCGGCGGGCCGCCCGCGTCCCGATGGCCCTCGCGGCGGCCGCCACCGTCGGCGTCGGCATGTGGGTCGCCGCCGCCGCGCGCACCGCCGAGCCGGCCGGCGCCGCCATGGTCCGGGAGGTCGCCGACCACGGGCTCAAGGACGTCGTGGCCACCATCCTCGTCGACCTGCGCGCCTGGGACACGATGGGGGAGTCCGCCGTGCTCGCGGCGGCGGCGATCGGCGTCACCAGCCTCATCTACCTGCACCGCCGCAGCGAGGGCACCATGGTCCAGGAGGAGTTGCGGGGCCGCACCGCCTGGTCGCTGTCGGCCCAGCACTCCACCCGACTGCCGCAGGGCGACGACGTGGCCCCCGAACGCGGCTGGCTGGCCGCCGGAGCCACCCTCGCCCCCGAGCACCGCTCGATCGTCTTCGAAGTGGTGGCGCGGCTGCTGTTCCACCCGATCCTCGTGCTCTCGGTCTATCTGCTGTTCTGCGCCGAGAGCCTGCCCGGCGGCGGGTTCGTCGCCGGACTCGTCGCCGGACTCGCCCTGATCACCCGCTATCTGGCGGGCGGCCGCTTCGAACTCGCCGAGGCGGCCCCCCTGCAACCGGGTCTCTTCACCGGACTCGGCCTCTTCATCTCCACCGGCGTGGGCCTCCTCGGACTCGTCGACGGCACCGTCCTGCACGCCTTCACGTACTACGGACACCTGCCGGTCTTCGGCAGGTACCACCTGAGCACCTCGGTCCTCTTCGACTTCGGCGTCTACCTGCTGGTCCTCGGCGTCGTCCTGGACATCGTGCGGGCCCTCGGCGCCAAGATCGACCGGCAGATCGAACGGGCGGCGGGCGTCCTCACCCCCGAAGGCGGCCCCGAGGCGGGAGGGACCCCCCGATGATCGTCAGCGCCGCTCTCCTCGCCACCGCCGTCGTGCTCTGCGCCGTCGGCGGCATCCTCATGCTCACCCGCCCGCTCACCCGCATCCTGCTCGGCGCCGTCATCCTCGGCAACGGCATCAACCTGCTGGTCCTCTCCTCCACCGGCCGGGCCGGCGCCGCGCCCCTGCTCTACGGGGTGTCCCTGAGCCGGGTCACCGACCCGCTGCCCCAGGCCATCGCGCTGACCGCCATCGTCATCACCCTGGCCACCACCGCCTTCCTGCTGGCGATGGCCTACCGCAGCCACCAGATCACCGGCACCGACGAGGTCCACGACGACCTGGAGGACCGCCGCGTCGTGCTGCGCGCCGAAGTGCTCGGCGAACGAGCCCAGTTGCGCGAGCAGTTCCGGTCGGGTGCCGAACCCACCGCCGAGGAGCGCGAACGCTACCGCGAGGAGCGACGCCGGCTCCGCGACCGGCTCCGCGCCGACCGCGCCCGCCAGGCCCGGGGCCGCGACGCCTCCGGCAACCTCTGGAACGACGTGCTGGGCGCGGACCCGGAGGACTACGCCCGCGACGGCGACGCCAAGGCGGACGACCGCTACCCCCGCGAC
The nucleotide sequence above comes from Streptomyces sp. NBC_01116. Encoded proteins:
- a CDS encoding Na(+)/H(+) antiporter subunit C; translated protein: MIVSAALLATAVVLCAVGGILMLTRPLTRILLGAVILGNGINLLVLSSTGRAGAAPLLYGVSLSRVTDPLPQAIALTAIVITLATTAFLLAMAYRSHQITGTDEVHDDLEDRRVVLRAEVLGERAQLREQFRSGAEPTAEERERYREERRRLRDRLRADRARQARGRDASGNLWNDVLGADPEDYARDGDAKADDRYPRDRGADG
- a CDS encoding Na+/H+ antiporter subunit A is translated as MIALIVAHFALAACAGPLVHRLGRRAFVVLALPPAAATVWALTRWSTAASGGADTWSWQWIPDYGVALDLRLDALAELMVLLAAGVGALVLLYCASYFTDDTPQLGRFAGNLLAFAGTMLALVLADDLITLYVFWELTTVFSYLLIGHGSEHRHSRRSALQALVVTTFGGLAMLVGFLILGQAAGTYRISAIVADPPEATLAVSVAVVLVLCGALSKSAIWPFSMWLPNAMAAPTPVSAYLHAAAMVKAGVYLVARLAPAFADVPVWKPVVIVLGGATMLLGGWRALRLNDLKLVLAYGTVSQLGFLTLLAGTGNRNAALAAAAMILGHALFKAPLFLVTGIVDHAAGTRDLRELSGVGRSLPYVAGVAVLAAASMAALPPLLGFAAKEAAFEALLHGSAADRWALAVVVAGSALTTAYSLRFVWGAFARKPGVPDTPVHRVGWAFLAPPALLAALGLVLGPGVGWTDRLLGAYADTLPADGKPYHLALWHGFGLALLLSALAWAAGAVLFLGRAHVTRLSRRIAWPTADSVFGHLLLGQERLALQVTGFIQRGSLSVYLATTLLAMLAGQFAVLMVDTPWDGAVRPRLWDNPLQGAVAALTCAAALLCLTVRRRMKAVVLAGLTGYGAALLFVVQGAPDLALTQFCVETVSMIVFVLVLRRMPVHFQETVSTWRRAARVPMALAAAATVGVGMWVAAAARTAEPAGAAMVREVADHGLKDVVATILVDLRAWDTMGESAVLAAAAIGVTSLIYLHRRSEGTMVQEELRGRTAWSLSAQHSTRLPQGDDVAPERGWLAAGATLAPEHRSIVFEVVARLLFHPILVLSVYLLFCAESLPGGGFVAGLVAGLALITRYLAGGRFELAEAAPLQPGLFTGLGLFISTGVGLLGLVDGTVLHAFTYYGHLPVFGRYHLSTSVLFDFGVYLLVLGVVLDIVRALGAKIDRQIERAAGVLTPEGGPEAGGTPR